The sequence TTTTGACTTGCAAATGATCATTATGCTTGACCTCGCAATAGGTTTGCAATATCTTCGAACACTTTACCGATATCCTGCTGACCATCGATATTTCTTAACAAGCCCTTACCGTTGTAGTAAGAAAGCAATGGAGCGGATTGTTCAATGTTAACATCAAGACGAGTAGCTACTGTCTTTTCATTATCGTCTTCACGTTGGTATAGCTCACCACCACACTTGTCACATACGCCTTCCTTCTCAGGAGCGTTGAAGACAACGTGATAGGAAGCACCACAACTGCGACAGATGCGACGACCAGTCAGACGAGCCAACAATTCGCTGCGATCCACTTCGATATTCACGACATGATCAAGTTTTCGTCCAAGGTCCTCAATCGTCTGATCAAGCGCTTCGGCCTGAGCAACCGTTCTTGGGAATCCATCCAACAGAAAACCATTACTACAATCATCTTTACCTAAACGTTCCTTAACAATACCGATCACCACATGATCTGGAACCAACAGCCCTTGATCCATATAAGACTTAGCTTCCATACCTAGTGGAGTTTGCTCCTTCACTGCGGCGCGAAAGATATCACCTGTAGAAATGTGAGGAACCTTAAATTCCTCAACAATATATTCCGCTTGTGTACCTTTCCCTGCTCCTGGTAAACCCATCAAGATAATGTTCATCTCTCTTCTCTCCTCCCGTCCCTATCGGCAAAAAACGTTAGTTACTTAATAAAGCCCTGATAATGACGCTTTATTAACTGACTTTCAATTTGTTTCATCGTATCTAATACTACACCAATTACAATCAGTAGG is a genomic window of Ammoniphilus sp. CFH 90114 containing:
- a CDS encoding adenylate kinase codes for the protein MNIILMGLPGAGKGTQAEYIVEEFKVPHISTGDIFRAAVKEQTPLGMEAKSYMDQGLLVPDHVVIGIVKERLGKDDCSNGFLLDGFPRTVAQAEALDQTIEDLGRKLDHVVNIEVDRSELLARLTGRRICRSCGASYHVVFNAPEKEGVCDKCGGELYQREDDNEKTVATRLDVNIEQSAPLLSYYNGKGLLRNIDGQQDIGKVFEDIANLLRGQA